One genomic segment of Desulfonatronum thioautotrophicum includes these proteins:
- a CDS encoding DUF3368 domain-containing protein produces MPDQAVVNASPLIFLAKAGMVELLRHAASNVVVPMPVAEEILRRGGRDVTAQALNTTEWLSVIPAPDIPVVIQAWDLGLGESSVLAYASANPGSIAIIDDGVGRKCAEMLQLPLLGTLGLVMIAKKRGAIPAARPVVGSLKQHGMYLSESVIDRALALIEE; encoded by the coding sequence ATGCCTGATCAGGCGGTCGTCAACGCTTCTCCCCTGATATTTCTGGCCAAGGCTGGAATGGTTGAACTGCTTCGGCATGCAGCCTCAAATGTTGTTGTTCCCATGCCAGTTGCGGAAGAAATTCTGCGAAGAGGGGGCAGGGATGTCACGGCACAGGCATTAAATACTACGGAATGGCTTTCCGTTATCCCTGCTCCAGACATTCCGGTTGTGATCCAGGCTTGGGATCTCGGACTGGGTGAATCATCCGTCTTGGCTTACGCATCGGCGAATCCAGGTAGTATTGCGATTATTGACGACGGTGTCGGCCGCAAGTGCGCCGAGATGCTCCAATTGCCTCTTCTGGGGACACTGGGTCTGGTGATGATCGCTAAAAAAAGAGGAGCCATTCCCGCAGCCAGACCGGTGGTCGGATCGCTGAAACAACATGGGATGTATCTATCCGAATCGGTGATAGACCGTGCATTGGCATTGATTGAAGAATAG
- a CDS encoding UPF0175 family protein: MAQLALELPNEIFSSRRQSPRLFVRDLRLAAAIHWYARGEVSMEKAALIADLDRNDFLEALAVQKVDVFSVDLESLQSELHHA; this comes from the coding sequence ATGGCTCAGCTTGCCCTGGAACTGCCGAACGAGATTTTTTCTTCTCGGAGACAATCCCCCCGCCTCTTTGTGAGAGATTTGCGACTGGCGGCGGCAATACATTGGTATGCACGCGGTGAAGTATCCATGGAGAAGGCCGCGCTGATCGCCGACCTGGATCGGAACGACTTTCTCGAAGCGCTTGCCGTTCAGAAGGTGGATGTTTTCTCCGTGGATCTGGAAAGTTTGCAAAGTGAATTGCACCATGCCTGA
- the dndA gene encoding cysteine desulfurase DndA has translation MMPIYLDCNATTPVDPEVRDYYIRFLSEDYGNEGSRTHAYGARAKQLVQKARDHVAAVVGAKRDEILFTSGATESNNLALLGLLETGRKLGRRHIVTTSIEHKAVHEPCAYLEKQGFEVTRLDVGMSGVVSLDALRDALRPDTHLVSVMHVNNETGIVQPIEGVAEILASHSAFFHTDAAQGFGKDLNQLQHPRIDLISVSGHKIFAPKGVGALVVRRRGYQRIPMQPLMFGGGQERGLRPGTLPVGLIAALGLAAEIAIRDAQKRHERCRKIRQAALNALGELHPKLTGNQDLVMDHVLNLAFPGLDSEALIVALKDLVAISNGSACTSNSYTPSHVLTAMGMNEDEANSCIRMSWCHMTPDVDWPVVVKTIQTLLQ, from the coding sequence ATGATGCCCATCTACTTGGACTGCAACGCCACAACCCCGGTGGATCCCGAAGTCCGGGATTATTATATCAGGTTTCTGTCTGAAGATTATGGCAACGAGGGAAGCCGCACCCATGCATATGGTGCCAGGGCCAAGCAGTTGGTGCAAAAAGCCCGTGATCATGTAGCGGCGGTTGTCGGGGCAAAGCGTGATGAGATTCTTTTCACCAGCGGCGCAACGGAAAGCAACAATCTGGCCCTTTTGGGACTCTTGGAAACCGGGCGAAAACTCGGCCGTCGGCATATCGTAACCACAAGCATCGAGCATAAGGCCGTGCATGAACCCTGCGCTTACTTGGAAAAGCAGGGGTTTGAAGTCACCCGCCTTGATGTGGGTATGAGCGGCGTCGTCTCCCTGGACGCGCTTCGCGACGCGCTCAGGCCGGATACGCACCTGGTTAGCGTTATGCATGTGAACAATGAAACTGGCATTGTTCAGCCGATTGAGGGGGTGGCTGAAATACTCGCCAGCCATTCAGCCTTTTTCCATACCGATGCAGCCCAAGGGTTTGGAAAAGACTTGAATCAGCTTCAACATCCACGAATTGATCTGATCAGCGTTAGCGGGCATAAAATTTTTGCCCCTAAAGGAGTTGGGGCTTTAGTCGTGCGACGGCGTGGCTACCAGCGCATACCCATGCAACCACTCATGTTCGGAGGCGGTCAGGAACGCGGCTTGCGCCCTGGGACGCTGCCCGTTGGCTTGATAGCAGCCCTTGGTTTGGCTGCTGAAATTGCTATACGCGATGCGCAAAAACGGCATGAACGTTGCCGTAAAATCCGGCAAGCGGCCTTGAATGCTTTGGGGGAACTTCACCCAAAACTGACCGGGAATCAGGATCTGGTCATGGACCATGTACTGAACCTAGCTTTCCCCGGACTGGATTCCGAAGCCTTGATCGTCGCGCTGAAAGACTTGGTGGCCATCTCAAACGGTTCTGCCTGCACTTCTAACAGCTATACCCCTAGCCACGTTCTCACGGCCATGGGCATGAACGAGGATGAAGCCAATTCCTGCATCCGTATGAGTTGGTGTCATATGACGCCTGATGTGGATTGGCCTGTTGTTGTAAAAACCATACAAACACTTCTCCAATAA
- a CDS encoding ATP-binding protein, with product MRVEELLKRPEGKTLEFKQDLSAPKNILKSVIAFANTAGGTVVIGRADDGTVVGVGDVLDAEERLANLIADSIAPGMMPEIEAVTVADKALLLVRVAHWPGPFYLKAKGPEDGVFVRLGSTNRQADAATLEALRRLHHTRTFDQLPCAGTDESDLDQAGLQRWFAHQKRPLNVSALESLGIVAHQGGRRLASNAGVILFGTTEARQRCFPDARISCARFLGRDKSEFLDRQDMDGLLEALVDVPKFIARNTRLASRINGMQREDVSEYSAVALREVLVNAVAHADYALSGMRFFVSIFSDRLEIQSPGMFPFGMTLENFKAGVSRIRNRAICRVLREMGFMEEWGSGYQRIIEACRLGGYPEPQWQELGACIRVVFPSRPQLSPDEPVRDVTAIEPVSEPVSEPVNERQRWFLDQLGQGVPVNAEGIVQRWGVSLATAKRDIAALRQRKVVEFSGAPKTGVYRLTANKEPAS from the coding sequence ATGAGGGTCGAGGAACTGCTGAAACGGCCGGAAGGCAAGACCCTGGAGTTCAAGCAGGATCTCTCCGCGCCGAAGAATATCCTCAAGTCCGTGATCGCTTTTGCCAACACCGCCGGCGGCACGGTGGTCATCGGGCGGGCTGACGACGGGACAGTTGTCGGGGTGGGTGACGTGTTGGACGCGGAAGAGCGTCTGGCCAATCTGATCGCGGACAGCATCGCCCCGGGCATGATGCCGGAAATTGAGGCCGTTACCGTGGCGGACAAGGCTTTGCTGCTGGTTCGGGTGGCGCACTGGCCCGGGCCGTTTTACCTGAAAGCCAAGGGGCCGGAGGACGGGGTGTTTGTCCGGCTGGGATCCACCAATCGTCAGGCGGATGCGGCGACCCTGGAAGCCTTGCGGAGGTTGCACCATACCAGAACCTTCGACCAACTGCCCTGCGCGGGCACGGACGAATCCGACCTGGATCAGGCCGGCCTGCAACGCTGGTTTGCCCACCAGAAACGACCGCTGAACGTGTCGGCCCTGGAATCTCTCGGCATAGTGGCGCACCAGGGCGGGAGGCGCCTTGCCTCCAATGCGGGCGTGATCCTCTTTGGAACGACCGAGGCGCGGCAGCGATGCTTTCCGGATGCCCGCATCTCTTGCGCCCGCTTCCTGGGGCGCGACAAGAGCGAGTTTCTTGACCGCCAGGACATGGACGGGTTGCTGGAAGCCTTGGTGGACGTGCCGAAGTTCATTGCCCGCAACACGCGCCTCGCGTCCCGGATCAACGGCATGCAACGGGAGGATGTCTCCGAGTACAGCGCCGTGGCCCTGCGTGAAGTATTGGTCAACGCCGTGGCCCATGCCGATTACGCTCTCTCCGGGATGCGCTTTTTTGTCTCCATTTTTTCGGATCGATTGGAAATCCAGAGCCCGGGCATGTTTCCCTTTGGCATGACCCTGGAGAACTTCAAGGCCGGGGTCAGCCGGATCAGAAACCGGGCCATCTGCCGTGTGTTGCGCGAGATGGGGTTCATGGAGGAATGGGGCAGCGGGTATCAACGGATCATCGAGGCCTGCCGTTTGGGCGGGTATCCTGAACCGCAATGGCAGGAACTCGGGGCCTGCATCCGGGTAGTTTTTCCATCGCGTCCGCAATTATCCCCTGATGAGCCTGTACGGGACGTCACAGCGATTGAGCCTGTAAGTGAGCCTGTAAGTGAGCCTGTAAATGAACGGCAACGCTGGTTTCTCGACCAACTGGGGCAAGGCGTTCCTGTAAATGCCGAAGGTATCGTCCAGCGCTGGGGCGTCAGCCTGGCCACGGCCAAGCGGGATATTGCCGCACTGCGGCAGCGGAAGGTCGTTGAATTTTCCGGAGCGCCCAAGACCGGCGTTTACAGGCTCACAGCAAACAAGGAACCAGCTTCATGA
- the dndC gene encoding DNA phosphorothioation system sulfurtransferase DndC produces MEQQTLQEQTPGYAERSEMEPVHKETVVPPKAPSARASAFQCLGFKPAIDLLHEEIRELYLADDTPWIIGYSGGKDSTAIVQLIWTALADLPPGQRTKTIHVITTDTMVENPVVSIWVANSLQQMRLAAAEQDMPFQPHQLRPKLADTFWVNLLGKGYPAPRHKFRWCTLRLKITPSNTFISKIVSGSGEAILVLGTRKAESAARAASMTRHEKGRVRDRLSPNSGLPGSLVYTPIEDWTNDDVWFYLMQVKNPWGWSNRDLLNMYAGATADGECPLIVDESTPSCGNSRFGCWVCTMVEQDKSMSAMIQNDAEKEWMLPLLDIRNALDFRIDEAGNYSENADRHLRDFRRMSGAVQLMSSGREIPGPYIQSARENFLRMLLQAQAHIHLTGPEAVREMDLITLDELQEIRRIWVMDKHEIEDSLPRIYEEATGIPYPGRPLDDNLVIRDMEMQVLAEICGEDRLHYELIRELLSITRQMRSSGRRAGLYEKLEKAFQRHAYTGKDEAIAIAQQRAATKKDMENRRKDRLIRAMETRQPSTTEYNS; encoded by the coding sequence ATGGAACAGCAAACACTTCAGGAGCAAACACCCGGGTATGCCGAACGCAGTGAGATGGAGCCGGTGCATAAGGAAACTGTCGTTCCACCCAAAGCTCCCTCTGCCCGAGCTTCCGCGTTTCAATGCCTTGGATTCAAACCTGCCATCGACCTCTTGCATGAAGAAATTCGTGAATTATATCTGGCCGACGACACTCCCTGGATTATCGGATATTCCGGCGGCAAGGACTCCACGGCCATCGTGCAGTTGATTTGGACCGCGCTTGCCGACTTGCCGCCCGGGCAGCGAACCAAGACCATTCATGTCATCACCACGGACACGATGGTGGAAAACCCGGTGGTGTCCATCTGGGTGGCCAATTCCCTGCAACAGATGCGCCTTGCCGCCGCCGAGCAGGACATGCCTTTTCAGCCCCACCAGTTGCGGCCAAAGTTGGCCGACACCTTCTGGGTCAACCTCCTGGGCAAGGGCTATCCCGCTCCGCGTCACAAGTTTCGCTGGTGTACCCTGCGCCTCAAAATTACCCCGTCCAACACGTTCATCAGCAAGATCGTCTCAGGCAGCGGCGAGGCCATTCTGGTTCTCGGCACCAGGAAGGCCGAAAGCGCCGCCCGCGCCGCCAGCATGACCCGACACGAAAAAGGCCGGGTCAGGGACCGGCTCAGCCCCAATTCCGGCCTGCCCGGTTCCCTGGTCTACACGCCCATCGAGGACTGGACCAATGACGATGTCTGGTTCTACCTGATGCAGGTCAAGAACCCCTGGGGCTGGAGCAACCGCGACCTGCTGAACATGTACGCAGGGGCCACCGCAGACGGTGAATGCCCGCTGATCGTTGACGAATCAACACCCAGTTGCGGGAACTCCCGGTTCGGCTGCTGGGTCTGCACCATGGTGGAGCAGGACAAGTCCATGTCCGCCATGATTCAGAATGACGCGGAAAAGGAATGGATGCTGCCCCTGCTGGACATCCGCAATGCCCTGGACTTTCGCATCGACGAGGCCGGCAACTACTCGGAAAACGCGGACCGGCATCTGCGCGATTTCCGGCGCATGAGCGGGGCGGTGCAGCTCATGTCCAGCGGCCGCGAAATCCCCGGTCCCTACATCCAGTCGGCTCGGGAAAACTTTCTGCGCATGCTGCTCCAGGCCCAGGCCCATATCCACCTTACAGGCCCGGAGGCTGTTCGGGAGATGGACCTGATCACTCTGGATGAGCTGCAGGAAATCCGGCGGATCTGGGTCATGGACAAGCACGAAATCGAGGACAGCCTGCCCCGGATTTACGAGGAAGCCACGGGCATACCCTACCCCGGCCGTCCATTGGACGACAATCTGGTCATCCGGGACATGGAAATGCAGGTGCTGGCCGAAATCTGCGGCGAGGACCGCCTGCACTACGAGCTGATCCGCGAGCTGCTCAGCATCACCCGCCAGATGCGTTCCTCCGGGCGCAGAGCCGGGTTGTATGAAAAGCTGGAAAAAGCCTTTCAGCGCCACGCCTACACTGGCAAGGACGAGGCCATTGCCATTGCCCAGCAACGGGCAGCCACCAAGAAAGATATGGAAAATCGACGCAAGGATCGTCTCATTCGGGCTATGGAAACCCGCCAACCTTCCACAACAGAGTACAATTCATGA
- a CDS encoding DNA phosphorothioation-associated putative methyltransferase yields the protein MLPPVQRHRTAINRSGLSRPFQYLARHGFLDGGRRVLDYGCGRGGDLELLRTNNIQAEGWDPHYAPDQPLAPADVVNLGFVINVVEDPQERGEALSRAFGLAGTVLAVSAMLGRDSFFDAGRSFEDGIITSRDTFQKYYTQTELKDYIESVLQAEAIAVGPGVFFVFKDKGAEQRFLLRRQERVWSGSAVAHLLTCRREITPRTGRTARILPDELIEALGARALSLGREPRTDDLPEELLQAVVRETRTLGRAMRQVWERFDPVLLEQAATSRADGLLVYLALNIFNKRQDQKTMPEQTRRDIRYFFRTIKAAQEAALALLFSAGRPENILDACRQAASDGLGWMDGEHSLTIHSSLLDRLPAVLRVYAGCASRLFGDVTIADLLKFHIHSGKFTLLMVDDFFGRPVPELKCRVKIKLRTQDIDIFEHTDEQYRSLVYLKSRFMHPDMDGYEEQKAFDDRLRAMPGLDLSRYGPKPEEFWRVVHLP from the coding sequence ATGCTTCCCCCAGTCCAACGCCACCGCACGGCCATCAATCGCTCCGGCCTGTCCCGGCCTTTCCAGTATCTGGCCCGGCATGGGTTTCTGGACGGGGGGAGGCGGGTCCTTGATTACGGATGCGGGCGCGGGGGCGATCTGGAATTGTTGCGTACCAACAACATCCAGGCCGAGGGCTGGGATCCGCACTATGCTCCGGATCAGCCGCTTGCGCCCGCGGACGTGGTCAACCTGGGCTTTGTGATCAACGTGGTGGAGGATCCCCAGGAGCGGGGCGAGGCCCTGTCCAGGGCTTTTGGCCTGGCCGGGACCGTGTTGGCCGTGAGCGCCATGCTGGGCAGGGACTCCTTCTTTGACGCCGGGCGGTCCTTTGAGGACGGGATCATCACCAGCCGGGACACGTTCCAGAAGTATTACACCCAGACCGAACTCAAGGACTACATCGAGTCCGTGCTCCAGGCCGAGGCTATTGCCGTGGGGCCGGGTGTTTTTTTCGTGTTCAAGGACAAGGGCGCGGAGCAGCGGTTTCTGCTGCGTCGGCAGGAGCGGGTCTGGTCGGGCAGCGCCGTGGCCCATCTGCTGACCTGTCGCCGCGAAATCACGCCGCGCACGGGCCGCACGGCGCGCATCCTGCCGGATGAGCTGATCGAGGCCCTGGGCGCCAGGGCCTTGAGCCTGGGGCGGGAGCCCCGGACTGACGATTTGCCGGAGGAGCTGCTCCAGGCCGTGGTCCGCGAGACCAGAACCCTGGGCCGGGCCATGCGCCAGGTGTGGGAGCGATTCGACCCCGTTCTGCTGGAACAGGCCGCCACGTCCCGGGCGGACGGGCTGCTGGTCTACTTGGCCCTGAACATCTTCAACAAGCGCCAGGACCAGAAAACCATGCCGGAGCAGACCCGGCGGGATATCCGGTACTTCTTCCGGACCATCAAGGCCGCCCAGGAAGCGGCTCTGGCCCTGCTCTTCAGCGCGGGCCGCCCCGAAAACATCCTGGATGCCTGCCGCCAGGCCGCGTCAGACGGTCTGGGCTGGATGGACGGAGAGCATTCCCTGACCATTCACTCGTCCCTGCTGGACCGGCTGCCCGCCGTGCTCCGGGTCTACGCCGGATGCGCGTCCCGACTGTTCGGCGACGTGACCATCGCCGACCTGCTCAAGTTCCACATCCACTCCGGCAAGTTCACCCTGCTCATGGTGGACGACTTCTTCGGCCGGCCCGTCCCGGAGCTGAAATGCCGGGTCAAGATCAAGCTGCGAACCCAGGACATCGACATATTTGAGCACACTGACGAGCAGTACCGCTCCCTGGTCTATCTCAAATCCCGGTTCATGCACCCGGACATGGACGGGTACGAGGAGCAGAAGGCGTTTGACGACCGGCTACGGGCCATGCCCGGGCTGGATCTGTCCAGGTACGGGCCAAAGCCGGAAGAATTTTGGAGGGTGGTACATTTGCCTTGA
- the dndD gene encoding DNA sulfur modification protein DndD: MILDAIILENFGVYRGRQEAILTPEPDKPIILFCGMNGGGKTTLFDALQLALYGPKARLSNRGRRTYKEYLRESIHRGVDPGEGASVTLRFRRYIEGQARQYEIYRAWREGGKGIEENMHVFCDGLPDPILTEHWSETMENYLPSSLAHLFFFDGEQIRELAEGGNATQILGTAVHSLLGLDLVDRLEMDLKALERRTGKVYGDPETVQRIEQVQAELKFIDQEQEKLALEEGRLVNEAGRLGKALKECQELYAAEGGDIFERRKELEDERASMIAQKDEIERQLRELLAGPLPLLLVEDLLAEVEEQAQRENEIRRSRMVLEELQQRDRKVLMELKKMNVDQELVQSLERMLSVDRQARSTISQEEIVLDADEDLVPKIAHLRAEVLPTAREQAVKLSNALEALEERIERLQVQLDRVPTDERINAIQKKLESARKEHNAKLEELQQLRVRRESFKKQRTDVEAKIERLETANLEMNSKEDERTRLLQHSTKVRDTLREMRHTIVKKHAANIERLMLESFQSLLHKNNLVKNLSINPDTFEATLTGWDGNVLPFDRLSAGESQMLATSMLWGLARASGRAVPTIIDTPLGRLDSSHRNFLTERYFPHASHQVLLLSTDTEISENLHTKINQKISGFYYLSHSKSSNYTRISKGVLHDDKKK; the protein is encoded by the coding sequence ATGATCCTGGATGCGATCATTCTTGAGAACTTCGGCGTCTATCGCGGCCGGCAGGAAGCAATTCTGACACCGGAACCCGACAAGCCCATCATTCTCTTTTGCGGTATGAATGGGGGCGGCAAAACCACCCTGTTCGACGCATTGCAACTGGCCCTGTACGGCCCAAAGGCCAGACTCTCCAATCGCGGACGCCGCACCTACAAGGAGTATCTGCGCGAATCCATCCACCGGGGTGTTGACCCGGGTGAGGGAGCTTCCGTCACACTTCGATTCCGTCGCTACATCGAAGGTCAGGCACGGCAGTATGAAATTTACAGGGCTTGGCGCGAGGGGGGCAAAGGGATCGAGGAAAACATGCATGTCTTCTGTGACGGCCTACCTGATCCAATTCTCACGGAACATTGGTCGGAAACTATGGAGAACTACCTGCCCAGCAGCCTTGCTCATCTGTTTTTCTTCGACGGTGAACAGATCAGGGAACTGGCCGAAGGCGGGAATGCCACGCAAATTCTTGGCACTGCGGTTCATTCTTTGCTTGGCCTGGACCTAGTTGATCGCCTGGAAATGGATCTCAAGGCCCTGGAACGACGGACTGGCAAGGTATACGGAGACCCGGAGACCGTTCAGAGAATTGAGCAGGTCCAGGCTGAACTGAAGTTTATTGATCAGGAACAGGAGAAACTGGCCCTGGAAGAAGGCCGCCTGGTCAACGAGGCAGGCCGGTTGGGCAAGGCGCTGAAAGAATGTCAAGAACTGTACGCCGCTGAAGGCGGCGATATTTTTGAGCGCCGCAAGGAGTTGGAAGATGAACGAGCGTCCATGATCGCTCAAAAGGATGAGATCGAGAGACAGTTGCGGGAATTGTTGGCCGGACCGTTACCCCTTCTCCTGGTTGAAGACCTCCTGGCCGAGGTCGAGGAACAAGCCCAGCGGGAAAATGAAATCCGCCGTAGCCGCATGGTCCTGGAAGAACTCCAACAGCGCGACAGAAAAGTGCTGATGGAATTAAAAAAAATGAATGTTGATCAAGAATTAGTCCAGTCCCTGGAGAGGATGCTCAGCGTGGACCGTCAAGCACGCTCGACCATATCCCAAGAAGAGATCGTTCTCGATGCAGATGAAGACCTCGTGCCCAAGATTGCGCACCTGAGAGCAGAAGTCCTGCCCACAGCCAGGGAGCAGGCGGTAAAACTCAGCAATGCCTTGGAGGCGTTGGAGGAGCGCATCGAACGCCTACAGGTACAACTCGACCGAGTACCAACGGATGAACGCATTAATGCCATACAGAAGAAACTGGAATCTGCACGGAAAGAACACAATGCAAAATTGGAGGAACTTCAACAACTCCGGGTGCGCAGAGAATCATTCAAAAAACAGCGCACGGATGTGGAAGCGAAGATTGAGAGGCTCGAAACTGCCAATCTGGAAATGAACAGCAAGGAGGATGAACGAACCAGGTTATTGCAGCACTCAACCAAGGTCAGAGATACTTTGCGGGAAATGCGGCATACTATCGTTAAAAAACATGCCGCCAACATTGAGAGACTCATGCTGGAATCTTTTCAAAGCCTGCTGCATAAAAACAACCTGGTTAAGAACCTTTCCATTAATCCGGACACCTTTGAGGCAACGCTCACAGGGTGGGATGGAAATGTATTGCCTTTTGATCGTTTGTCAGCAGGTGAAAGCCAAATGCTGGCCACGTCAATGCTTTGGGGTCTTGCTAGGGCATCCGGCAGGGCAGTGCCAACCATTATTGATACACCCTTAGGTCGTTTAGATTCATCGCATAGGAATTTTTTAACAGAACGTTACTTTCCACATGCATCACACCAAGTTTTACTTTTATCAACAGACACAGAAATATCTGAAAATTTGCATACCAAAATAAACCAAAAGATATCAGGCTTTTACTACCTCTCGCATAGCAAGTCAAGCAACTATACAAGAATATCTAAAGGAGTATTGCATGATGATAAAAAAAAATGA
- the dndB gene encoding DNA sulfur modification protein DndB has protein sequence MEIQSTINFPVIRGVQARREYYVAMWTLRMLRQISIFDEDEMPPELRAQRTLNKVRIPEISSYILDNPDDYVFSALTVSIDSEVVFEPLPGQDRLGVLHVPMEAHFIINDGQHRRAAIIEALKHRPELDHETIAVVFFLDIGLERCQQMFADLNRYAIRPSRSLGLLYDHRNDKAKLAKLVVMKSDFFRDIVDMEKSSLARRSRKLFTLSAFFNACADLINGKATGSLADDADIARTYWEAVAERFPVWGQVREGRIPASEVRDGYIHSHGIALQALGKAGNTLLHDYPDDWQKRLEGLRSIDWSRNNASLWEGRAMIGGRITKATTNVVLTTNVIKKALALDFNEEQQRIESAHDLKNA, from the coding sequence ATGGAAATCCAGTCCACCATTAACTTTCCTGTTATCCGCGGCGTCCAGGCGCGACGAGAATACTACGTCGCCATGTGGACATTGCGCATGCTGCGCCAAATATCCATTTTCGACGAGGATGAAATGCCCCCCGAATTGCGTGCCCAACGAACACTGAACAAGGTGCGAATACCGGAAATTTCTTCATATATCCTAGATAATCCAGACGATTACGTTTTCTCGGCACTGACCGTATCCATTGACTCGGAGGTCGTTTTTGAACCCTTGCCGGGTCAGGATCGGCTTGGGGTGTTACACGTACCCATGGAGGCCCATTTCATTATTAATGATGGTCAGCACCGCCGTGCAGCGATCATTGAGGCTTTGAAACATCGTCCTGAACTGGATCATGAAACCATTGCCGTGGTTTTCTTCCTGGACATCGGTCTGGAACGCTGCCAGCAGATGTTTGCCGATCTGAACCGCTACGCAATTCGCCCCAGCCGTTCCTTGGGCCTCCTTTACGACCATCGCAACGACAAGGCCAAGCTGGCCAAGCTCGTGGTCATGAAATCCGATTTTTTCCGAGACATCGTGGATATGGAAAAATCATCCCTGGCCAGACGCTCCCGCAAGCTGTTCACCCTTTCGGCTTTTTTCAATGCCTGCGCCGACCTGATCAATGGCAAGGCTACTGGCAGTCTTGCTGATGATGCGGACATTGCCCGGACCTACTGGGAGGCTGTGGCGGAGCGTTTCCCAGTTTGGGGACAAGTACGTGAAGGGCGCATACCTGCCAGCGAAGTACGTGACGGATATATCCATTCCCACGGTATCGCACTGCAGGCCCTGGGAAAAGCAGGCAATACGCTGCTCCATGACTATCCAGACGACTGGCAGAAGAGATTGGAAGGCCTGCGCAGCATTGACTGGTCGCGCAACAACGCATCCCTCTGGGAAGGCAGGGCAATGATCGGAGGCCGCATCACCAAGGCGACGACGAACGTGGTTTTGACCACGAATGTGATAAAAAAGGCGCTTGCGTTGGACTTTAATGAAGAACAGCAGCGGATTGAGTCGGCCCATGACCTTAAAAATGCCTGA
- a CDS encoding DndE family protein: MMIKKNDYVKVSEVGKNLLLVIKKNTEITQWNVLLRIALAISLKMDTPIVNMDIGKESNVAVEWKTFCGESEKIFKYLLLQAYESFRRKSSEFLSYDKFVRLHIERGIKELAKEKKLNTIVKSIQSISIGRY; this comes from the coding sequence ATGATGATAAAAAAAAATGATTATGTTAAAGTAAGCGAAGTTGGGAAAAATTTATTGCTTGTAATTAAAAAAAACACAGAAATTACTCAATGGAATGTATTGTTGCGTATAGCACTAGCTATATCATTAAAAATGGATACGCCTATAGTAAATATGGATATTGGAAAAGAAAGTAATGTTGCTGTTGAGTGGAAAACATTTTGTGGGGAATCAGAAAAAATTTTCAAATATTTATTGTTGCAAGCATATGAATCATTCAGAAGAAAAAGTAGTGAATTCTTAAGCTACGATAAGTTTGTAAGGTTGCATATTGAAAGGGGAATCAAGGAGTTAGCTAAAGAAAAAAAATTAAATACAATAGTTAAAAGCATCCAGAGTATCTCTATTGGTAGATATTAA